The region GTCTGTGATCATTCACGGCGATCATCTCATCTTGCGCCGTAGTGAAGTGATCGAACAAGGAACCAAATCTGTGAATGTCGACCTTGTTCGACTCACCCGCTTGAATGCGTCCAGATATGGGCTGAGTGTCAGACGGCATAACGGCAGATGGGAGCGCATGCCGTTTTCAGGCAGCATCAAGGAGATGGTGTCTGTGATGCAGACTTTTATGCAGCATCTCGTGGCGCCGAGATGAGGGTGTACCAAAACTTTCAGGGCGTTGCACTAGCGTGCCCCCCCCGAGCTTATGTTTGGCGTTCATTTGCCTCTCCTCCTCTCCCTGCGGGGCTCCACAAGGCCATTCCCTTGACGCGCTTCCGGAAGATATCGCTGGGGGCAGATCAGGCGCGAGGGGCGTTGAAACTCCTATTGGCTCCGGGCTGGTTGGAAGCGAGACGGCGTTTGGGCAGACACCTTGTACGTACAGGGTAAGCATTGCATACCGGCTTATAGATCTCGAACCACATCCGCACCCGGTACGCCCGGCTAATTCTCAACGCCTGGCACCGACTCGCACGGGTGTGGGTTCGTGCGACCAAAGTAGGTTTCAGTGGAGGATCGAATTTGTAAGTGACATGCACGACGGCTCGCTTCCTCCCGCCTTCCTCAACTGCCTCCACCCGGATTTGTTCAATCAGGGTCTCGACGATCTCCCACTTCTGACGCGCATCTGGAATCGCCGGCGGGTTTCAAGGTGCCTCTTGGGCAAAGATCGCAAAGCAGCGAGCTCTTCATCGAGACGACCGCGCCGGCCTGCATTCAGCTCTTTCGAAAGACTTTCGAGAAAGCCTGTGTACTCTTCCCGGGTTCTGAAATCGCGATGGCCTCTCATCATCAAAGCCTGGTCGACGGCCTGCTTGAAACGATAGTGACGCTGCTCCACATCACCATTCTCATGAGGTTCTCTCACCCGTATCTTGCGGCCCTCGAGACCGTAATGACCCAGCAATGACTGATACAGCTGAGTGAATTCCTTGTGGTGCTCTGTCTTCTGTACCGCTGTTGTTAAACGGTCCGTCTGGTGTCTCTCGGGGACTCCGCCCAATTCCCATAGAGCGTTTTGAAGCCCCTCACTCAAACTCTCAAAACTCTCGGAGAAGCAAATCGTCGCCGCTTCCCAATTCGAGTAGGTCAGCACAAAGTGATAGACCATGTGAGGAAATGGGATGCCGCCAATCATTATCTCCAGATTGTCCATGTGCGTAAAATCGGACTGGCTCAGACGACCTGGTGTATGCCGCTGATCAAAGAAGACCTCCTTCGATGGGCCTTCCGTCGCACGCCAGACTTTGATCCGGCGCTGCAAAGTCCTCAGCTGTCCGTCCTGGAGTTGTCCGGGGGATTTCTTCTGCAGATACTTGAAGAATGTTACAGCCTGAAGACCGGGATTGACGATCAAATACCCCAAGAGCTCATCCCAAACATCCTCGAAGGGATCCCGGCCGGCTC is a window of Candidatus Eisenbacteria bacterium DNA encoding:
- the istA gene encoding IS21 family transposase; this encodes MQQEKTLDQAAAKAGMGEKTARNYLKSGELPSERQSKPRDYGAGRDPFEDVWDELLGYLIVNPGLQAVTFFKYLQKKSPGQLQDGQLRTLQRRIKVWRATEGPSKEVFFDQRHTPGRLSQSDFTHMDNLEIMIGGIPFPHMVYHFVLTYSNWEAATICFSESFESLSEGLQNALWELGGVPERHQTDRLTTAVQKTEHHKEFTQLYQSLLGHYGLEGRKIRVREPHENGDVEQRHYRFKQAVDQALMMRGHRDFRTREEYTGFLESLSKELNAGRRGRLDEELAALRSLPKRHLETRRRFQMRVRSGRSSRP